Proteins co-encoded in one Prescottella sp. R16 genomic window:
- a CDS encoding ABC transporter permease, with amino-acid sequence MTTWTGTGTLTRFALRRERFALVLWVLAGTFVYYSQAVGVGITYPTQAELDTVAASMQGNAAMIAMAGPPRALDTVGGQVAFQASAFGMIVAGLMSMVLVGRHTRADEEAGRDELIRSGVVGRHATFAAATILAVLVNVLYGVAVVAALVAYGLPVAGSTALGVGATCAGLVFTAIALLVAQLTGSTRTMYGITGAAIAVAYVLRAVGDVGNGVASWLSPLGWGQAMRPYAGEIWWPALLSLAVAVVVAAAAMQVLDHRDAGAGVFVPRPGPGRASRALHGELGLAWTLQRGTLIGWTVGMLLGGAAFGTIGNDVGDLLGDVDIGELLGYENASLIDAFYAMAAAMLAMIASAYAISAALRPRAEELAGRVEPLLSTALTRLRWTASHVTVTLVGSAVVVAAAGLGMGVMYAIVAGDGSQVVRLFAATLAYLPAVWLLAGVTVVLYGFVPRAAVAAWTALAFCFVVLMFGVTLRFPSWLMSVSPFDNLPLVPAVAFDPVPAAVTTGVAVLLCTAGLLAFRRRDVLTT; translated from the coding sequence GTGACCACCTGGACGGGCACCGGCACTCTGACCCGGTTCGCGCTGCGCCGTGAACGATTCGCGCTGGTGCTGTGGGTGCTCGCGGGCACGTTCGTGTACTACTCGCAGGCCGTCGGGGTCGGCATCACCTACCCGACACAGGCGGAACTCGACACGGTCGCCGCGTCCATGCAGGGGAATGCGGCGATGATCGCGATGGCCGGCCCACCCCGGGCACTCGACACCGTCGGCGGGCAGGTGGCGTTCCAGGCGAGTGCGTTCGGCATGATCGTGGCCGGCCTGATGAGCATGGTGCTGGTGGGGCGGCACACCCGCGCCGACGAGGAGGCCGGGCGGGACGAGTTGATCCGCTCCGGCGTCGTCGGCCGGCACGCGACGTTCGCGGCGGCAACGATTCTCGCGGTTCTCGTGAACGTGCTCTACGGTGTGGCGGTCGTGGCGGCCCTCGTGGCGTACGGGCTTCCGGTTGCCGGATCGACAGCTCTCGGAGTCGGTGCAACCTGCGCCGGACTCGTGTTCACCGCGATCGCGCTGCTGGTGGCGCAGCTGACCGGAAGTACCCGGACGATGTACGGCATCACCGGGGCCGCGATCGCGGTCGCATACGTGCTGCGTGCGGTCGGTGACGTCGGCAACGGGGTGGCGTCCTGGCTGTCGCCGCTGGGCTGGGGGCAGGCGATGCGGCCGTACGCGGGCGAGATCTGGTGGCCGGCGCTGCTGTCGCTGGCGGTGGCGGTCGTGGTCGCCGCGGCAGCGATGCAGGTGCTCGACCATCGTGACGCCGGTGCCGGCGTGTTCGTCCCCCGGCCGGGCCCGGGGCGGGCGTCACGGGCATTGCACGGTGAACTCGGGCTGGCGTGGACGCTGCAGCGGGGCACCCTGATCGGTTGGACGGTGGGCATGCTCCTCGGTGGGGCGGCGTTCGGGACCATCGGCAACGATGTCGGCGACCTGCTCGGTGACGTGGACATCGGGGAACTGCTGGGCTACGAGAACGCGAGCCTGATCGACGCGTTCTATGCGATGGCCGCGGCGATGCTCGCGATGATCGCGTCGGCCTACGCGATCTCGGCGGCACTGCGGCCGCGAGCCGAGGAACTCGCCGGCCGCGTCGAACCGTTGCTGTCGACGGCGCTGACCCGGCTCCGGTGGACTGCGAGTCACGTGACCGTCACGCTGGTCGGATCGGCGGTGGTGGTCGCGGCAGCAGGACTCGGCATGGGCGTGATGTACGCGATCGTCGCGGGCGACGGATCCCAGGTCGTTCGCCTGTTCGCCGCGACGCTGGCGTATCTGCCCGCGGTCTGGCTGCTCGCGGGCGTCACCGTCGTGCTGTACGGGTTCGTACCTCGTGCGGCGGTGGCCGCGTGGACGGCGCTCGCGTTCTGCTTCGTCGTCCTCATGTTCGGTGTCACGTTGCGCTTCCCGTCGTGGCTGATGAGCGTCTCCCCGTTCGACAACCTGCCGCTGGTTCCGGCCGTCGCGTTCGATCCGGTTCCGGCCGCGGTCACCACGGGGGTGGCGGTCCTGTTGTGCACGGCAGGTCTGCTGGCGTTCCGGCGACGGGACGTGCTCACCACGTGA
- a CDS encoding ABC transporter ATP-binding protein, with the protein MATAIAISNLVKTFGRTRALDGMDLDVRSGEVHGFLGPNGSGKSTTIRVLLGLLRADSGEVTLLGGDPWHDAAALHRRLAYVPGDVNLWPNLTGGEVIDLLGRLRGGLDEERRAELLDRFDLDPTKKGRTYSKGNRQKVALVAALSSDAELLILDEPTSGLDPLMEAVFQECITEAVADGRTVLLSSHILAQVEALCDRVTIIRLGRAIETGSLADLRHLTRTSVSVETAEPPTGLSELMGVHDLVVDGTRARFQVDTVDLDAAITHLTRFRIRSLVSQPPTLEELFLRHYGDELSAAGVDES; encoded by the coding sequence ATGGCTACGGCGATAGCGATATCGAACCTGGTCAAGACGTTCGGTCGCACACGGGCACTCGACGGGATGGACCTGGACGTGCGTTCCGGGGAGGTGCACGGATTCCTGGGACCGAACGGATCCGGCAAGTCGACGACCATCCGGGTGCTCCTGGGGCTGTTGCGGGCCGACTCCGGTGAGGTCACCCTGCTCGGCGGCGATCCGTGGCACGATGCGGCCGCACTGCACCGGCGTCTCGCCTACGTGCCCGGCGACGTGAACCTGTGGCCGAACCTCACCGGCGGTGAGGTGATCGACCTGTTGGGGCGCCTGCGCGGTGGACTCGACGAGGAACGCCGCGCCGAACTCCTCGACCGATTCGATCTGGATCCGACGAAGAAGGGCCGCACCTACTCGAAGGGGAACCGGCAGAAGGTCGCGCTGGTGGCGGCGCTGTCGTCCGATGCGGAACTGTTGATCCTCGACGAACCGACGTCGGGACTCGATCCGCTCATGGAAGCCGTCTTCCAGGAGTGCATCACCGAGGCCGTGGCGGACGGCCGCACGGTGCTGCTGTCGAGTCACATCCTCGCCCAGGTCGAGGCGTTGTGCGACCGGGTGACGATCATCCGGCTCGGTCGGGCGATCGAGACGGGCAGCCTCGCCGATCTGCGGCACCTGACCCGCACCTCGGTGTCCGTCGAGACGGCCGAGCCGCCGACGGGGCTGTCCGAACTGATGGGGGTGCACGACCTCGTCGTCGACGGCACTCGGGCCCGGTTCCAGGTGGACACCGTCGACCTGGACGCCGCAATCACGCATCTGACCCGATTTCGGATCCGATCACTGGTCAGCCAGCCCCCGACCCTCGAGGAACTGTTCCTCCGGCACTACGGCGACGAACTCTCGGCAGCCGGGGTGGACGAGTCGTGA
- a CDS encoding oxygenase MpaB family protein, whose amino-acid sequence MIRSESPETSAPAPLGPDSLTWRYFADWRGMLQGLWAGSMQNMHPGLGAGVEQHSRFFEERWERLLRSLYPIGGVVFDGDRARQTAEEVRDYHRTIKGVDAQGRRYHALDPDTFYWAHATFFMGTILTAEHFMGGITEAQKRQLFTEHVQWYRLYGMSMRPVPQTWEDFQDYWDRMCRNVLEDNKATRDVLDLTGLGHPPFTPWLPQPLWRLARIPIAKGFVWLTVGMYDQPVRDLLGFRWTPVDAWLHRRAGRTVNAVFRLVPPRYRKHPRARGGLDRVSGRSPVDAPLVHTPARNLPPLGRRDDPTHYTPPVG is encoded by the coding sequence GTGATCCGCTCGGAATCACCGGAGACCTCCGCTCCCGCACCGCTCGGGCCGGATTCGCTCACCTGGCGCTACTTCGCCGACTGGCGCGGCATGCTGCAGGGCCTGTGGGCGGGGTCGATGCAGAACATGCATCCCGGGCTCGGGGCGGGTGTCGAACAGCACTCCCGGTTCTTCGAGGAACGCTGGGAGCGGCTGCTGCGGTCGCTGTATCCGATCGGCGGCGTCGTGTTCGACGGCGACCGGGCCCGGCAGACGGCCGAGGAGGTCCGGGACTACCACCGCACCATCAAGGGCGTCGACGCGCAGGGACGCCGCTATCACGCCCTCGACCCGGACACGTTCTACTGGGCGCACGCCACGTTCTTCATGGGCACGATCCTCACCGCCGAACACTTCATGGGTGGCATCACCGAGGCGCAGAAGCGACAGCTGTTCACCGAACACGTCCAGTGGTATCGGCTGTACGGCATGAGCATGCGGCCCGTCCCGCAGACGTGGGAGGACTTCCAGGACTACTGGGACCGCATGTGCCGGAACGTACTCGAGGACAACAAGGCCACCCGCGACGTCCTCGACCTCACCGGACTCGGCCACCCACCGTTCACACCGTGGCTACCGCAGCCGCTGTGGCGGCTCGCCCGCATCCCGATCGCGAAGGGATTCGTGTGGCTCACCGTCGGCATGTACGACCAGCCGGTGCGGGACCTGCTGGGCTTCCGGTGGACGCCGGTCGACGCGTGGCTGCACCGGCGGGCCGGGCGGACCGTGAACGCAGTGTTCCGTCTGGTGCCGCCGCGCTACCGCAAGCATCCGCGGGCCCGCGGCGGACTGGACCGGGTCAGTGGCCGCAGCCCGGTGGACGCGCCGCTCGTGCACACTCCGGCCCGTAATCTGCCGCCGCTCGGGCGCCGGGACGATCCGACGCACTACACGCCGCCCGTGGGCTGA
- a CDS encoding glycerol-3-phosphate dehydrogenase/oxidase: MDKQPGVQFLGPQQRERAWERLGNEQFDVIVIGGGVVGVGAALDAATRGLRVALVEARDFASGTSSRSSKMFHGGLRYLEQLEFGLVAEALHERELSMSTLAPHLVKPLKFLFPLTHRVWERPYMAAGFLLYDRMGGAKSVPAQKHLTRAGALRMVPGLKRNALIGGIRYYDTVVDDARHTMTVARTAAHYGAVVRTSTQVVGFLREADRVSGVRVRDSETGAVTEVRGHVVINATGVWTDEIQALSRQRGRFRVRASKGVHIVVPRDRIVSDSAIILRTEKSVLFVIPWGNHWIIGTTDTDWNLDLAHPAATKADIDYILGHVNKVLVTALTHDDIDGVYAGLRPLLAGESDETSKLSREHAVARVAPGLVAIAGGKYTTYRVMGEDAVDAAAEDIPARVAPSITEKVPLVGADGYFALVNQAVQLGEQYGLHPYRIKHLLGRYGSLIDEVLGLAADAPELFDPITDAPDYLQVEAVYAAAAEGALHLEDILARRTRISIEYPHRGVDCAEQVARLVAPVLGWDEETIDREIGTYRARVEAEVCSQTQPDDASADALRAAAPEARAEILEPVSGSARP; the protein is encoded by the coding sequence TTGGACAAGCAGCCTGGTGTGCAGTTCCTGGGCCCGCAGCAGCGTGAGCGGGCGTGGGAGCGGTTGGGGAACGAACAGTTCGACGTGATCGTGATCGGCGGTGGCGTCGTCGGGGTGGGTGCCGCGCTCGACGCCGCGACCCGTGGACTGCGGGTCGCGCTCGTCGAGGCCCGGGACTTCGCGTCGGGCACGTCGTCCCGGTCGTCGAAGATGTTCCACGGCGGCCTGCGGTATCTCGAACAGCTCGAGTTCGGGCTCGTCGCCGAGGCGCTGCACGAGCGGGAACTGTCGATGTCGACGCTCGCCCCGCACCTCGTCAAACCGTTGAAATTCCTGTTCCCGCTCACACATCGGGTGTGGGAGCGGCCGTACATGGCGGCCGGATTCCTGCTGTACGACCGCATGGGCGGCGCGAAATCCGTTCCCGCGCAGAAACATCTGACGCGTGCCGGGGCGCTGCGCATGGTGCCCGGGCTCAAACGGAACGCGCTGATCGGCGGAATCCGCTACTACGACACCGTCGTCGACGACGCCCGCCACACCATGACGGTCGCCCGGACCGCCGCTCACTACGGGGCCGTGGTCCGCACGTCCACCCAGGTCGTCGGCTTCCTGCGGGAGGCCGACCGGGTGTCCGGGGTGCGGGTGCGGGACTCGGAGACCGGCGCCGTCACCGAGGTGCGCGGGCATGTCGTGATCAATGCGACGGGGGTGTGGACCGACGAGATCCAGGCGCTGTCGAGGCAGCGCGGGCGGTTCCGGGTACGGGCGTCCAAGGGGGTGCACATCGTGGTGCCGCGGGACCGGATCGTGAGCGATTCGGCGATCATCCTGCGCACCGAGAAGTCGGTGCTGTTCGTCATCCCGTGGGGCAACCACTGGATCATCGGAACCACCGACACCGACTGGAACCTCGACCTCGCGCACCCGGCCGCGACGAAGGCCGACATCGACTACATCCTCGGGCACGTCAACAAGGTGCTCGTCACCGCACTCACCCACGACGACATCGACGGCGTCTACGCCGGGCTGCGGCCACTGCTCGCGGGGGAGAGCGACGAGACGTCCAAACTGTCCCGTGAGCACGCCGTCGCCCGCGTCGCCCCCGGTCTGGTGGCGATCGCCGGCGGCAAGTACACGACCTACCGGGTGATGGGGGAGGACGCCGTCGACGCGGCCGCCGAGGACATCCCGGCGCGGGTGGCGCCGTCGATCACGGAGAAGGTGCCGCTCGTCGGCGCCGACGGGTACTTCGCGCTCGTCAACCAGGCCGTGCAGCTCGGGGAGCAGTACGGGCTGCATCCGTACCGGATCAAACACCTGCTGGGCCGGTACGGGTCGCTCATCGACGAGGTCCTCGGGCTCGCCGCCGACGCCCCCGAACTCTTCGACCCGATCACCGACGCCCCCGACTACCTGCAGGTCGAGGCCGTGTACGCCGCGGCGGCGGAGGGGGCGTTGCACCTCGAGGACATCCTGGCCCGGCGCACCCGCATCTCGATCGAATACCCGCACCGCGGTGTCGACTGTGCCGAACAGGTGGCGCGGCTCGTCGCCCCCGTTCTGGGCTGGGACGAGGAGACGATCGACCGGGAGATCGGGACGTACCGGGCGCGGGTCGAGGCCGAGGTGTGCTCGCAGACCCAACCGGACGATGCATCGGCAGACGCGCTGCGTGCCGCCGCACCCGAGGCGCGGGCGGAGATCCTCGAGCCGGTCAGTGGGTCAGCACGACCTTGA
- the glpK gene encoding glycerol kinase GlpK, which produces MTRYIAAIDQGTTSSRCMIFDHDGRVAGVAQKEHEQIFPKPGWVEHDPEELWSNTREMIGSVLARTNLTAADIAAVGITNQRETTVVWDRRTGKPVHNAIVWQDTRTDRLCTEIGGDAGPDRFRGVTGLPLSTYFSGPKVRWILDRVDGARERAEAGELCFGTIDSWVVWNLTGGLHVTDVTNASRTMLMNIETLEWDPDICAAMGIPMSMLPEIRSSSEVYGELALPGISAGIPVAGILGDQQAATFGQACLSAGEAKNTYGTGNFLLLNTGTTPVHSEHGLLTTVCYRLGEKPAVYALEGSVAVTGSLVQWLRDNLGIIRSAKDIEPLANTVDDNGGAYIVPAFSGLFAPRWRPDARGVIAGLTRFVNKGHLARAALEATAYQTREVIEAMRADSGVELSALKVDGGMVVNDTLMQFQSDILDVPVTRPVVNETTALGAAYAAGLAVGFWESEDDIRANWAEDKTWRPRMGADERARLYAGWNKAVERTYDWVDDAPTT; this is translated from the coding sequence TTGACCCGATACATCGCCGCCATCGACCAGGGCACCACGTCGAGCCGATGCATGATCTTCGACCACGACGGCCGGGTCGCGGGCGTGGCTCAGAAGGAACACGAGCAGATCTTCCCGAAACCGGGCTGGGTGGAACACGATCCGGAGGAACTGTGGAGCAATACCCGGGAGATGATCGGGTCGGTGCTCGCCAGGACGAATCTGACGGCCGCGGACATCGCGGCGGTCGGCATCACCAATCAGCGCGAGACCACCGTCGTGTGGGACCGCCGGACCGGCAAGCCCGTCCACAATGCGATCGTCTGGCAGGACACCCGCACCGACCGGTTGTGCACCGAGATCGGTGGCGACGCCGGACCGGACCGGTTCCGCGGCGTGACGGGACTGCCGCTGTCGACGTACTTCTCGGGCCCCAAGGTCCGCTGGATCCTCGACCGGGTCGACGGTGCCCGGGAGCGCGCGGAGGCCGGTGAGTTGTGTTTCGGGACGATCGATTCGTGGGTCGTCTGGAATCTCACGGGTGGCCTGCACGTCACGGATGTGACGAATGCGTCGCGCACGATGCTGATGAACATCGAGACCCTCGAGTGGGATCCGGACATCTGCGCCGCCATGGGGATTCCGATGTCGATGCTGCCGGAGATCCGCAGTTCGTCCGAGGTGTACGGCGAGCTCGCCCTGCCCGGCATCTCGGCGGGGATTCCGGTCGCCGGCATTCTCGGCGATCAGCAGGCCGCGACGTTCGGGCAGGCGTGCCTGTCGGCGGGCGAGGCGAAGAACACGTACGGCACCGGAAACTTCCTGCTACTCAACACCGGGACCACTCCGGTGCACAGTGAGCACGGGCTGCTCACCACGGTCTGTTACCGGCTCGGCGAGAAGCCCGCGGTGTACGCGCTCGAGGGTTCGGTGGCGGTGACGGGGTCGCTCGTGCAGTGGCTGCGCGACAATCTGGGAATCATCCGGTCCGCCAAGGACATCGAGCCGCTCGCGAACACGGTCGACGACAACGGCGGCGCCTACATCGTGCCGGCGTTCTCGGGGTTGTTCGCGCCCCGCTGGCGGCCGGATGCCCGCGGCGTGATCGCCGGGCTGACCCGGTTCGTGAACAAGGGGCATCTGGCGCGGGCCGCGCTCGAGGCCACCGCCTATCAGACGCGGGAGGTGATCGAGGCGATGCGCGCCGATTCCGGTGTCGAGCTCAGTGCGCTCAAGGTGGACGGCGGCATGGTCGTCAACGACACCCTGATGCAGTTCCAGTCCGACATTCTCGACGTCCCGGTGACGCGTCCGGTGGTGAACGAGACGACCGCGCTCGGTGCCGCCTACGCGGCCGGTCTGGCCGTCGGGTTCTGGGAGAGCGAGGACGACATCCGCGCCAACTGGGCCGAGGACAAGACGTGGCGGCCCCGGATGGGCGCGGACGAGCGTGCCCGCCTGTACGCCGGCTGGAACAAGGCCGTCGAACGCACCTACGACTGGGTGGACGACGCTCCGACGACGTAG
- a CDS encoding PLP-dependent aminotransferase family protein, whose amino-acid sequence MSLDTSVRLSARMSGLRSSAIRDLLTLTARPDVISLAGGLPATELVPRERITQAAEHALADPRAVQYGETSGWAPLREVIAARESGKIGRDVDRSEVVVTHGSQQALSLLAQVLLDPGDTVVVEEPGYTGALQVFRTAQAALVPVALDADGMDTAALENMLREGLRPKVVHTVSNFHNPRGVVLSHERRRHLAALADRYGFWVIEDDPYGELWFDAPAPAPVAAHSERVLRLSSGSKILAPALRIGWLHGDRRVCEAVELLKQGADLCGSSLTQQIAAELLADDPWLTRHLDTVRSAYAARARTLVDALAESFGGTVSHAGVRGGMFCWIEFSDGADTAALLDTAVRHGVAFVPGGAFGVADAHRSAARLCFATYDGPVLADGIERLRTAYDAHRA is encoded by the coding sequence ATGTCGCTCGACACGTCCGTCCGGTTGTCCGCTCGCATGTCCGGGCTCCGCAGTTCCGCCATTCGTGACCTGCTCACCCTCACCGCCCGCCCCGACGTGATCAGTCTGGCCGGTGGGCTGCCCGCGACGGAACTCGTTCCGCGTGAACGCATCACGCAGGCCGCCGAGCATGCGCTGGCCGATCCGCGAGCGGTGCAGTACGGGGAGACGTCCGGGTGGGCACCGTTGCGGGAGGTGATCGCGGCCCGGGAGAGCGGGAAGATCGGGCGCGACGTCGACCGGTCGGAGGTCGTCGTCACGCACGGCTCGCAGCAGGCGCTGAGTCTGCTGGCGCAGGTGCTGCTGGACCCCGGTGACACGGTGGTCGTGGAGGAACCCGGCTACACCGGTGCGCTGCAGGTGTTCCGTACCGCGCAGGCCGCACTGGTGCCCGTCGCGCTGGACGCCGACGGGATGGACACCGCGGCGCTGGAGAACATGCTGCGGGAGGGCTTGCGCCCCAAGGTCGTCCACACCGTGAGCAACTTCCACAATCCGCGGGGTGTGGTGTTGTCGCACGAGCGTCGACGGCACCTCGCGGCGCTCGCCGACCGGTACGGATTCTGGGTGATCGAGGACGATCCGTACGGCGAACTGTGGTTCGACGCACCCGCACCCGCCCCGGTTGCGGCGCATTCGGAGCGGGTGCTGCGACTGTCGAGCGGGTCGAAGATTCTGGCGCCGGCGCTGCGGATCGGTTGGCTGCACGGTGACCGCCGCGTGTGCGAGGCCGTCGAACTGCTCAAGCAGGGCGCGGATCTGTGCGGGTCGTCGCTGACGCAGCAGATCGCGGCGGAGCTGCTGGCGGACGATCCGTGGCTGACCCGGCACCTGGACACGGTGCGGTCGGCGTATGCGGCGCGGGCCCGGACCCTGGTCGACGCGCTCGCGGAGTCCTTCGGGGGCACCGTGTCCCATGCCGGGGTCCGGGGCGGCATGTTCTGCTGGATCGAGTTCTCCGACGGTGCCGACACGGCCGCCCTGTTGGACACGGCGGTGCGTCACGGTGTCGCGTTCGTGCCGGGCGGGGCGTTCGGTGTCGCGGACGCCCATCGGTCCGCGGCCCGGCTGTGCTTCGCCACCTACGACGGCCCGGTGCTCGCCGACGGGATCGAGCGACTGCGGACGGCGTACGACGCGCATCGGGCGTGA
- a CDS encoding NAD(P)H-quinone dehydrogenase, giving the protein MTRIVIIGGGPAGYEAALVAAQHQASVTLVDSDGVGGACVLFDCVPSKTFIASTGIRTDMRRATDLGIALDPSSATISLPQINTRVKNLAQAQSADIRARLQSVGVQLLSGTAELIDSQIGMASHQVRATLHSGEEKVLDADVVLIATGASPRVLPGAVPDGERILTWRHLYDLEELPEHLVVVGSGVTGAEFVSAYTEMGVKVTLVSSRDRMMPHEDADAALVLEDVLTERGVTLVKHARADAVERTADGGVLVKLSDGRTVTGSHALMAVGSTPNTGSLGLEKVGIELDQGGYLRVDRVSRTTVSGIYAAGDCTGLLPLASVAAMQGRIAMYHALGEGVSPIKLKTVASAVFTRPEIANVGVSQAAIDSGEVPARTVMLPLNTNPRAKMSGLRRGFVKIFCRPATGVVIGGVVVAATASELILPIAIAVQNNLTVNDLAQTFSVYPSLSGSITEASRQLMRHDDLD; this is encoded by the coding sequence ATGACCCGGATCGTGATCATCGGCGGCGGACCCGCCGGCTACGAGGCGGCGCTGGTGGCGGCGCAGCATCAGGCTTCGGTGACCCTGGTCGATTCCGACGGCGTCGGTGGCGCGTGCGTGCTGTTCGACTGCGTGCCGTCCAAGACGTTCATCGCGTCCACCGGTATCCGCACCGACATGCGCCGCGCCACCGATCTCGGTATCGCTCTCGACCCGTCCAGTGCCACCATCTCCCTGCCGCAGATCAACACGCGTGTGAAGAACCTCGCGCAGGCCCAGTCCGCGGACATCCGGGCACGCCTGCAGAGCGTCGGCGTCCAACTGCTGTCCGGTACCGCCGAACTGATCGACTCGCAGATCGGTATGGCGTCGCACCAGGTGCGTGCCACCCTGCACAGCGGTGAGGAGAAGGTGCTCGACGCCGACGTCGTCCTCATCGCCACCGGCGCCAGCCCGCGTGTCCTGCCCGGAGCCGTCCCGGACGGGGAACGCATCCTCACGTGGCGGCACCTGTACGACCTCGAGGAGCTGCCCGAGCATCTCGTGGTCGTCGGTTCCGGTGTCACGGGTGCCGAGTTCGTGTCCGCCTACACCGAGATGGGCGTCAAGGTGACGTTGGTGTCGAGCCGCGACCGGATGATGCCGCACGAGGACGCCGACGCAGCCCTCGTCCTCGAGGACGTGCTCACCGAACGTGGCGTCACGCTCGTCAAGCATGCGCGGGCCGACGCCGTCGAACGCACCGCGGACGGGGGTGTCCTGGTCAAGCTGTCGGACGGGCGCACCGTCACCGGAAGTCACGCGCTGATGGCCGTCGGCTCCACCCCGAACACCGGCAGTCTCGGCCTCGAGAAGGTCGGCATCGAACTCGACCAGGGTGGCTACCTGCGGGTCGACCGGGTCTCGCGCACCACGGTGTCCGGGATCTACGCGGCCGGTGACTGCACGGGGCTGCTGCCGTTGGCGTCGGTGGCGGCGATGCAGGGCCGTATCGCGATGTACCACGCGCTCGGTGAGGGTGTGAGCCCGATCAAGCTCAAGACGGTCGCGTCGGCGGTGTTCACCCGCCCGGAGATCGCGAACGTCGGTGTCAGTCAGGCGGCGATCGACAGCGGTGAGGTCCCGGCCCGCACCGTGATGCTGCCGCTCAACACCAACCCGCGCGCCAAGATGTCCGGCCTGCGTCGCGGCTTCGTGAAGATCTTCTGCCGCCCGGCCACCGGTGTCGTCATCGGTGGTGTCGTGGTGGCGGCGACGGCGTCCGAGCTGATCCTGCCCATCGCGATCGCGGTGCAGAACAACCTCACCGTCAACGATCTGGCACAGACGTTCTCGGTGTACCCGTCGCTGTCGGGGTCGATCACCGAGGCGTCGCGTCAGCTGATGCGGCACGACGACCTGGACTGA
- a CDS encoding gamma-glutamylcyclotransferase, producing the protein MPIYAAYGSNMHPEQMLERCPHSPMAGTGWLPGWRLTFSGDDIGWEGALATVVEDPENPDTGVFVVLYDVPAEDEQRLDRWEGSELGLHRKIRLRVETTDGPTLAWLYVLDAYEGGLPSARYLGVIAEAAEIAGAPADYVRGLRTRNSRNVGPGTPGI; encoded by the coding sequence GTGCCGATCTATGCCGCGTACGGGTCCAACATGCACCCGGAACAGATGCTCGAACGCTGCCCGCACTCCCCCATGGCGGGCACGGGCTGGCTGCCGGGCTGGCGGCTCACGTTCAGCGGCGACGACATCGGCTGGGAGGGCGCGCTCGCGACCGTCGTCGAGGACCCGGAGAACCCGGACACGGGTGTGTTCGTCGTGCTCTACGACGTGCCCGCGGAGGACGAACAGCGGCTGGACCGCTGGGAGGGGTCCGAACTGGGCCTGCACCGCAAGATCCGGTTGCGGGTCGAGACCACGGACGGCCCCACCCTGGCCTGGCTGTACGTCCTCGACGCCTACGAGGGTGGGCTGCCGTCCGCCCGCTACCTCGGGGTGATCGCGGAGGCCGCCGAGATCGCCGGTGCGCCCGCCGACTACGTGCGCGGCCTGCGGACCCGCAACAGCCGCAACGTGGGCCCCGGCACCCCCGGAATCTAG